The Megachile rotundata isolate GNS110a chromosome 6, iyMegRotu1, whole genome shotgun sequence nucleotide sequence ACTTATTGcaaaatacatattttcacGCGGGCTTTTTGAAAATGGAGCAGATGACGCCATCTAGCGATCAAATGCGAAGTTAACGAAACAAGAATTGTTCGCAGGAGAGACAGCGCCATTTGAGAGAGACTTGTTCCATTTaggtaaaaattcaattaatactgATTTTATTGCCTTAATTGACTATAATATGCATTAAATTGCATCGAAGTGCAAGACTAATTAGCTTCAAAATGTTTTGATTTTACCAAACAATTATCGATTGGCTTTTCGTCGGAAGACATTTCATTGTTATGCCCTATATTACCGACAAGACACAGTATTGTCACAGAGTAAACCAGAGGCAACACTCTGTCGGTACCTTCGATCTCTGGAAAACACTGTACGTTTAAATTGGTTGcacaaacgagcgggaaatttaaatcaaacaaATCGCACATGTCTTCCGTCCAAAACACTTGCatgaaagaaaattttgtggaataaatagaattataatttaatagtaaatcggagctcttagctcgatatcgttttctaaagttcattttatgaaacatatttagaaaacgatatcgattaccaggccacaccacgtggaggtggcgaCGACGGTGACCCATCCTAACTCCAAATCTCTACCACCCTCCAATTGCAACTACCTTATTTATCGGAAGAATAAATGAGTactgactctacttagcccgTTGGCTCGCaaaaatatacaagttctttaccattGTATCGCACGCACGCATGCTGTacatcttaaaatttaatacgCTCTTCATGGGATTCCACGCTCACACTCTTATTAACatacttattctaaacgcacgcgtacctctcattctaagattgcattCATATGAACTATAACGACGTAAAAAAAGCAAGGggaagggaagaaagttagaagaactttctactaaaagaaaagaaagttaaaaggactttctactaaaaggtggatcagtatttttcgccaagtgaacctcgccttcatgggtcaaagggtagtcgcaTAAtagcttacgtgaaccacgagatagagatgaaccgaaaatactggcaagaacgagtgacacatctgCGGAGGGTTTCTCATTTCTCCTCGTTTACGTTTGAAGTAAGGCTGACCACAGAGAGGAAACCCAcaccgtgaggcggcagatcgagatggtacatcaatcgatcggccccgcagagatgtgtccctggcactacaccagcacttgcagcttacctctgccgcgtgttcacagcgctatgaacccccaatgatccgcttgggttcggaacgattgacaaaaaatagctgggtatactacaagctaacgcgtacaaagattgagaattgcaaagatgagtgcaagttagaatgagaggcacttacagggacccgaCCGATCCGCCCGTCCGCTCACGAGCATActttacttaaaactaacgcacgcataaaattaacttaaaattaacgcacgcatccctcgatgatacctcgatgattgatgtcttcaatcttcgcgtatacgTATTACACACATGCATTCATCCATATTACaatgttttacaatattttgcgCAAactattaacttaaaattaacgcacgcataggTGATATCCCGCGGTGGTAGTCTTGGATTACCTATGCTGTAATAGATAGAAATATGCGAAAGGAGAAAACAGATACAAAATTAGTACATTTTcggtaaaaatgaaatacaattCGAGTCGACTCGAGGGAAACATGCAAATGAAATAAGAACATATTCGCGAAGAATTCAataacttaattaaaataaaaatctgaaatagataaatattacaaatatcagaaatataaattatttcattaattaaataaaattaaaacctaaaacatataaatgtaattaaaacaCATATGAATtactaacataaaataaaaatctggaacagagaaaagtaattaagagagaaatgaaacattaaaaattacttacttgaaattaaaacctgaaacagacaaaactaattaagacaaaaatgaaagatttcattacttacataaaataaaaatctgaaacagacaaaagtaattaaagacaaaaatgaaagcttaaaaattacttacttgaaattaaaacctgaagcAGACAAAACTAATTAAGAGAAAAGTGAATgatttcattacttacataaaataaaaatctgaaacagacaaaagcaattaagataaaaatgaaagatttcaatacttacttaaaataaaaatctgaaacagacaaaagtaattaaagacaaaaatgaaagcttaaaaattacttacttgaaattaaaacctgaagcAGACAAAACTAATTAAGAGAAAAGTGAATgatttcattacttacataaaataaaaatctgaaacagaccaaaattttattaacataggaAGATGTGGGAGAggaagcaaaatttttctttatttcatacaagaatttcgaaaaatacaaaacgcaatgaaaattgcggatttgagaagACAACATAACTTAACAAAGAAGAAATACTacaacagacaaaaatttattaacatagaaatctGAGAAGAGGGAGCAgtgtaagaacttaccaaaaataaaatactgaaacagataaaaatttattaacatagaaatttgagaagagagaacaatgtaagaacttaccaaaaattaaattctgaaacaaatCAAGAACcgaatttgttaatattgttgATTTTATTAGCTTCATTGGCTATAATATGAATTGAATTACATCGGAGTGCAAGACCAATTAAATTCGAATTGTTTTGACTTTATCAAACTACATATTATCAATTTCGTAATTGCTAATATTTAGGATTAGTGATATTAATCCTAATTAGTCTAAGGGTTTTTGTTGTGATTATCAGAGCCGCCGGTCAAAAAAAGTTCTATTTGTAATTCTGAACAAATGATCAATGTTTAAAAGAATTATCGTTTGATCGTattgaatttcatttaaaaaacaaaattgtttaCTATTCACTCCGTAATTAAACCTTTATTCAAGAGcatgtatttaaattaaaatcagaatattcaggctgttaattaattgattataaaTATAGGAAgatgatttctatatttttatagagagtgttttctatatttaaaattagtcaataaattataacttccaaaaataactgatttattgatattgattCTGAAATGTGTGTTGCTGAATTTAGATTTGATTATGGAATGAATAACGaacgtttttcttttaaaaatacaattgaacataaataaaattgaatgtcaaatacaaataaaaaacttCTTTATCGACGGCTTGAAAATAGAATTCCTCTTGATCGACgatgactctgatgatcaccacatTTTTATAGAGAATGCgtctctatatttaaaattagttaatagattaaaacttcaaaaataactgatttattgatattgattttgaaatgcgtgttgctgaatttaaatttgattaaggaatgaatagcgaacgtttttctttttaaaatatacaattgaacaataaaattgaatgtcaaatataaatagaaatcttctttatcgatggcttgaaaatgaaattcttcttgatcgacgatgactctgatgatcaccacaATACTCCCCCCCGAGTGACGAGGTCGTCACGAAACTGACACGCTTCTTCTTCGCTGGAGGATAAGTCCGTAATTGAAATGAACCTTGAGGTTGAACTGATCCTGGAATGGGTGTGGGTTCTGAAGTGGGTGGGTGACTCTGCTCAGAGTGTTGAAACAAGCCTGTTGCAGAATCTGAGGAAATAAACTTAGAATCGTTGTGATTAGAAATTAAGAATGCAGGTTTCAATCTATCAACAGAAACATTAACAACGCGACCTTCAATATCgactgaaaaataattattgtcgACCGATCGAGCCGTCACCGGAAATGGACCTCGGTAAGGTGGCTCTAACGGACGTCGGACAGAATCATCTCGAACAAAAACGTGCGAACAGTTTTGCAAGTCTTGATGAACGAATATTCGAGATTTAGTGTGATGCGAAGCTGGACAAGGTCGCAACTTTTGCATGTGCTCTCTGAATCTCTCAAGAAAAACTTGTGATGGAGGTGCATCTAAATCTGTATAAAGAAATTCTCCAGGAATTCTAAGTGTTGTTCCGTAAACAAGCTCTGCTGCTGAAGCTTTAAGATCTTCCTTATAAGCAGTTCGAAGGCCAAGAAGAACTGTAGGTAAAACATCAATCCAATTATTAGTTCCATGACACATGATCGAAGTTTTTAAAGATCGATGCCAACGTTCCAGAATTCCATTCGTTTGAGGATGATAAGCAGTAGATCTCGTCTTCTTGCATCCAGTTAAATTGGTTAAAGCCTTGAAAAACGCTGATTCAAATTGATTGCCTTGATCTGTTGTAACTATACCAGGACTACCAAAACGACAAATCCAATGTCGGTAGAAAGCTGTGGCTACCGAATCTGCTGTTGCTTCTTTTAAAGGTATAGCTTCAGGCCAACGAGAATATCTATCAATCATAGtcaaaatatattgaaaacCTTGAGATGGAGGAAGAGGACCAACCAAATCTAAATGCACATGATAAAATCTTTCATCAGGAACAGGAATGACTGTAGGTTGACGCTTCGTATGTCGATTGACTTTAGCAAGTTGACATGATAAACAAGTCTTAACACGATTAGTGATATCTTTCTTCATATGTGACCAAACAAACTTTTTTCCAATTAGCTGGCAAGTTGCTTTAGCACCAGGATGAGAtaaattatgaaccatattgaAAATTCTTGAACGAAGAGAAACAGGAACATAAGGTCTAGCAATTCCTGTTGAAATGTCACAGAAAATAGTTGTGTCAGAATTATCAATACGCAATTGTCGAAGTTGAAGTGACGTAGAAGACTGAAGAAGTTGCTGCAATTCAGGATCTTCCTGCTGTCTTTCAGCTAATTCTTGAGTATCAACGATAACCGGTAAGTTAATTTCCTCCAAACGAGAAAAGGCATCTGCCACAATATTGCTGCTACCTGACACATGTTCaatatttgtagaaaattgTGCCACAAAATCAAGTTGACGTTGTTGTCGAGGAGATGCTTTATCAGAACGTTTGTTGAAAGCATAAATAAGTGGTTTATGATCAGTGAGAATCTTGAAATGACGACCTTCAAGAAAATGTCGAAAGTGCCTTATAGCATCATATATTGCCAATAATTCACGGTCATAAGCGCTGTATCTAAGTTCCGACCCGTGCAGTTTTCGAGAAAAGAACCCAAGAGGTTGCCAATGACCATCATCAAATTGTTCAAGAACAGCTCCAATTGCAATATCAGAGGCATCAGTGCGTAATTTTAGCGATGCATTAGGACGAGGATGAACCAATAATGTTGCTGATGCCAAACTGCTTTTGCATTGCTCAAAAGCATGTTCAGCTTCAGCAGTCCATTGAATAGCAGTTTTGTCACCTTTTTTGCTATTTACTAAATAAGAACAAAGAGGAGCTTGAACATGTGCTGCATCCTTAACAAAACGacggtaaaaattaataactccaAGAAAACGACGTAACTCTGCAACCGTTGAAGGTCTCGGATAATCTTGAATAGCCTTTACTCTGTCAGGTAAAGGTGTAATTCCAGAAGTGTTAACTTTATAGCCTAGATAAGTGACTTCTGTCTTTCCAAAAACACTTTTTGCAACATTGATTGTAATTCCAAAATCTTTAAgacgtttaaataaaatatgaagatgTTCTTCATGTTCTTTAAAACTTTTAGACGCAACAAGTATATCATCCAAGTAACAATAAACAAAATCTAAACCTCGAAGaacaaaatccataaatctttgAAAAGTTTGAGCTGCATTTCTAAGACCAAAAGGCATCACAACAAATTCAAAAAGACCAAATGGCGTTGTAACAGCAGTCTTCGGAATATCCTCTTCAGCAACCGGAATTTGGTAATAGGCTTTAACTAAATCAATTGTCGTAAATATCTTTTTTCCGTAAAGGCTAGCAGCAAAGTCCTGAATATGTGGTATAGGATAATTATCTGGAACTGTAACTGAATTCAGCCTACGATAATCACCACAAGGTCTCCAATCGCCTGTTTTTTTCGGGACCATATGTAAAGGACTTGCCCATTGGCTGCTAGATGGACGACAAATTCCTTGTTCAATCATTGCGTCAAACTCAGCTTTGGCTACCTTAAATTTGTCAGGTGGAAGACGTCGCGGACGTTCGACAGTTGGAGGACCTCGCGTAATTATATGATGTCGAACCTGATGAGCTGAATTAACACTTATACGTCTTGGTCTAGTAACTTCTGGATATTGTGAAAGAATTTGAGCAAATGGGTTATCTTTTTCGACCGAAGAGAGATTTGCTGCAGTTTCTGTTGGAATACCTGGTGATGTTAGCTGTGTCAAACCATCACGCAAACATCGATGCTTAAGATCAATAAGAAGTCCGAAATGCCTTAAGAAATCTGCACCAAGAATTGGACGTTGAACATCAGCAACACAAAACTGCCACTTGAAAACTCGCCTAAGACCAAGATCTACTGTTTTTGTTAAAATGCCATAAGTATTGATAATAGAATTATTTGCAGCATATAATTTGTAATCATTTTGATGAAACGGCCCTTTGCATGCTGATCTAGGTAAGACTGAAACATCAGCACCAGAATCCACAAGAAATCGCGTTCCGCTGGTACGATCTGTGACAAAAAGACGGCTTTTCGCATTTGAACCATCGCCAACCATCTTTACTGACGATGGCTTGTGTAGTTTTCCTCTTCCTGACCAAAATTACAAGGTTGTTGACATTTTCTAGCTAATTTACCAAACTTCTTATGAAAGAAGCATACTTGTTGCaaattatgattgttattggaattataattattaaaattattataacgtCTTCTAGAATTTGATCGATGTCGATATTTGCTATGATGTCTAAATCTGTCTCTATTTCTGTTAACATCTACAGAAAGAGTTTCGACCAAACTTTTCAATTCTGCAACTTGTTTTGCAAGCGAATCTTTATCGACTAAATTTGAAATAGAATTAACAGGATCAACTGATGAGATATTATTTCCACGAgtcatttctataattttatcagCTTGCAGCGCTAATTTTGAGAGATCTGGTGTTTCGGAAATTGTCAAGATTGTTCTAATATTTGAAGGCATTTGTTCTAAAAATAGACTACGTAATATTGAGTCTGAACACTGACCTGAAGCAAGGTGTCTCATTTTTTGTAAGAAAACAGAAGGTTTTTCATCACCCAAATCGTGACCATGCAAAAGCTTTCGTAGTCTTGACTCGTTGGTTTCTGCAAGAACACTAATTATCCTGTTCTTCAAAGCCTCGTACTTTCCAAAGTCCGGCGGGGATTCCAAAATATCCGATACAATAGGTAGTACTGCTTGCTCCAAATTAAGAATAACATAGCGGAACCTCGAATCGTCATTTGTAATTCTTGACACAGCAAATGCTGCTTCGACTTGTTTAAACCAGAGGATTGGATTCTCCTTCCAGAAAGGAGGTAATTTAACTACACGTGCAACTTCTATTGAATCTTGACCGtctgaataaaaattttgctGCAAATTATTGCTTGTTGCTTGATTTGGTGATTCCTCAATATCAATTTGGGGTCTGCTTCTTTCCGGTTCCGGTGTGCgatacattttgaaaattttcctctttaattataatttcttatgGCAGTTTAAAATATCACGTCGGGGTCACCAAAAATATAGAGAATGCgtctctatatttaaaattagttaatagattaaaacttcaaaaataactgatttattgatattgattttgaaatgcgtgttgctgaatttaaatttgattaaggaatgaatagcgaacgtttttctttttaaaatatacaattgaacaataaaattgaatgtcaaatataaatagaaatcttctttatcgatggcttgaaaatgaaattcttcttgatcgacgatgactctgatgatcaccacatTTTTGTCTTATGTgtctccatctagcggtgaaaaatgagaactaattaaactCCAGTTttaaaagtgtgtagttcactcTGTTCACTGGAGAGATGACGCCACTTGTTCCATTTTCATTAAAagtcaattaatattgattttattgattaatatgtcaaataattattacatatttactAATATTGATTTTACATTGTTTGTAATATATTCCGTGGGTCCTAAGATGCGTATTATGTGTTCAGAACAGATTGCACACTATAGTGTCTCTGGTCGATGATATAGGGAATGACGTAAGAAtagcaaaaaattttctttcgtcgCCAAAAACTATTCTCACAAATATCTTCTTTTGCAAAAAAGAGTTTATTCACAAAATTTGGTCAATATCGGTGCATGGTTTTCTGAAATTTCACCAAGAATTATATTATCTTATGAAATATTGACATTTTTGATTTATTAGACAGTAGAATACTTCAAAATACAATACTAAATGGGTCTGGAATATTTTAAATCTGCCACTatatataaaacaataaaaaatatatataattatctttaaaatttattttcattagttCTTAACTTTCATCACTAGGTAAGCATTTCAAGGGGTGTGAAATGcagttgtttaaatttttgaatataatgCTTCCAACccgttgttaaaatatttttctgatcatattatatacataaatcAATTTACAAGAAttgataaaatgtaaaaacGTTTTATTTTAGGAAAAACAGCAATTTCTTGTTTTCATAGTTTCAAACTTTGCCACCAGATAGCGCTAGTAGGTCCATTTGCAGACAACGTgttcgaaaatataaatttcaaaataatggtTGAGGCTACCGCAATGTTTCCagcattttaaattaattactttacaAGGAACTATTgtcatttatattttctttagatATTAAATCGTCACGATAAATTCCTTCTGAACACAGTTTTaacataaaattcaataaagacGTTAATTTATATTCTAATGTTTCTAGAATCACCTTTCTGAAATTACACTATGTCATATTAGATTATACCGTATAATGGCAGCAGCAAGAAAGATTTTATGAATCATTCTTGTTTAAACAAAAGAAGTAAAATTTAGTCGGGCAATAGAAGATATATGGTATTTGTTACACACTTATAGAAGCCTTTGACAAAAGGAGTGTAAAATTGACTTTTGCTGTAGAAAGCGATTTTACATTAATTTCGATGTTTGTCACTAAACGGCGCTAGcggtataattttgaaatatctacTGCTACTAACACCAGTTGTAGAAATTATAGTTCTTATAATTTGACGTTTTGCTTCTTAATCACTACGTCGCTAAACATATAAGTTAAAATGTTCAGCCTCAAGCCGTTTCAGATCTTCAAACTGTTTCACTTATTTTTTATGCTATTTTTAGGAACACTGCTATGTTCTTTAAGATTCTTCCGCATTTAAGATACATCCTCAAAGTACTCGATCACGTTTTAACAAATCCGTGATCACAAGAAATCGACAAACATCTTATTTTAGCTATTATCCAATTGCCCTaacaa carries:
- the LOC143264670 gene encoding uncharacterized protein LOC143264670, with translation MYRTPEPERSRPQIDIEESPNQATSNNLQQNFYSDGQDSIEVARVVKLPPFWKENPILWFKQVEAAFAVSRITNDDSRFRYVILNLEQAVLPIVSDILESPPDFGKYEALKNRIISVLAETNESRLRKLLHGHDLGDEKPSVFLQKMRHLASGQCSDSILRSLFLEQMPSNIRTILTISETPDLSKLALQADKIIEMTRGNNISSVDPVNSISNLVDKDSLAKQVAELKSLVETLSVDVNRNRDRFRHHSKYRHRSNSRRRYNNFNNYNSNNNHNLQQVCFFHKKFGKLARKCQQPCNFGQEEENYTSHRQ